From the genome of Lawsonella clevelandensis, one region includes:
- the rpmA gene encoding 50S ribosomal protein L27, with amino-acid sequence MAHKKGASSSRNGRDSNAQRLGVKRFGGQLVNAGEILVRQRGTHFHPGVNVGRGKDDTLFALATGAVEFGTKRGRQTVNIVPAEAEA; translated from the coding sequence ATGGCACATAAGAAAGGTGCATCTAGCTCGCGTAACGGTCGCGACTCTAATGCCCAGCGCCTCGGTGTGAAGCGCTTCGGTGGCCAGCTCGTCAACGCGGGCGAGATCCTGGTCCGCCAGCGCGGCACCCACTTCCACCCCGGCGTCAACGTCGGACGTGGCAAGGACGACACCCTCTTCGCTCTCGCTACAGGCGCCGTTGAATTCGGCACCAAGCGTGGCCGTCAGACGGTAAATATCGTTCCTGCTGAGGCAGAGGCCTAA
- the rplU gene encoding 50S ribosomal protein L21, translated as MYAIVKTGGKQYKVAEGDLVKVEKIEGEPGTAVSLSPVLVVDGSTVTSDVDNISVAAEIVEQTKGPKIRIRKFKNKTGYQKRQGHRQPLTVLKITGIK; from the coding sequence ATGTACGCGATCGTCAAGACCGGCGGAAAGCAGTACAAGGTTGCCGAAGGTGACCTCGTCAAGGTCGAGAAGATCGAGGGAGAGCCGGGCACTGCGGTCTCGCTTTCCCCGGTCCTCGTCGTTGATGGCTCTACCGTAACTTCGGATGTTGACAACATCTCCGTGGCTGCTGAAATTGTTGAGCAGACCAAGGGGCCGAAGATTCGCATCCGTAAATTCAAGAACAAGACCGGTTACCAGAAGCGCCAGGGTCATCGTCAGCCGCTTACCGTGCTGAAGATTACCGGCATCAAGTAA
- a CDS encoding translation initiation factor IF-2 N-terminal domain-containing protein, translating into MLPESTTVEAVLADLPQKIRVHVLAKRLGMASKDLIAALAQHGVTVTSAQSSVTSDVAAQFVATLLADTPAELVAADAATATASDPERPVPSQDDTAESASAAASPFMNPFTAVEHAEPMTAPLPQDPFSTGAVANPFAVNAMLQATAPIVVTAQDMGRDEDDEEDAADQEENDSRQSDDEGSPSARRRRRRGRRGRGRGRGDDSDTSEDSAEGTHRDADTTDRTDNTTQSGSKSGQAGNKKKQQKQTSPVEAEENATTTTAAEDTEAAAEGGEDTSSTHRRRRRRRRSDVDTDDSTQGDPPNTVVHERGSTRRRRTSSSDEVQGISGSTRLEAKRQRRREGRDNARNRIPVLSEAEFLARRESVERTMVVREKERSDHPGVTTQVGVLEDNILVEHFVTSDTQASMVGNIYLGRVQNVLPSMEAAFIDIGRGRNAVLYAGEVNWAAAGLGGKSRKIEQALSTGDMVVVQVSKDPIAHKGARLTTQISMAGRYLVYVPDGSSAGISRKLPDTERKRLKGILKNIVPGDAGVIIRTAAEDASEEDLKRDIDMLHEQWLSVQQAAEEAQQKADGKARTLHEEPTMLVKVVRDLFNDDFKKLVVEGERAWGTITDYVQKVAPQLEQRVERWENTGVDVFQAYRVDEQLAKALDRKVWLPSGGTLVIDRTEAMTVIDVNTGKFTGSGGNLEETVTRNNLEAAEEIVRQLRLRDIGGIVIIDFIDMVLESNRDLVLRRLREALGRDRTRHQVSEVTSLGLVQLTRKRLGTGLLEAFSKPCPHCSGTGYILQEDPVESITSGNNAEDLRGGRRRKGRNAEKNEAAKGGKSKDKNSADKEASSKGSDGGKDHQGPNPSEHPMMKAMGRKKDDDSSAATGTTPKVTVDASSQESISSESSEQNSQQAAPVNAEKGAATSAETVDNGFAVDTADESGEPTARRRRRRGRRHGTGPDQQNDEADLAAEGEDAEVATPLESTDSAETTADRSQGEHSGKKSGKKGSKKSGKDVRPTQASTPARDAEFVLPAENASSSLPSVVEVAVSETATPRKRRGARRATQAAGSATAHAEPAAPAERKEVVSGVLAAAPVAVNTSVEEKAPRRARRRATRSS; encoded by the coding sequence GTGCTGCCAGAAAGCACCACGGTAGAAGCTGTACTTGCAGACTTGCCACAGAAAATCCGTGTCCACGTCCTCGCCAAGCGCCTGGGCATGGCCTCAAAAGATCTGATCGCCGCGCTTGCTCAGCACGGCGTTACCGTCACGTCTGCCCAGTCCAGCGTGACATCTGACGTTGCGGCACAGTTCGTCGCCACTCTACTCGCTGACACGCCCGCAGAACTGGTAGCAGCTGACGCTGCTACCGCCACCGCGTCCGATCCGGAACGCCCTGTTCCTTCTCAGGACGACACGGCAGAATCTGCTTCAGCAGCAGCTAGTCCCTTCATGAACCCCTTTACTGCGGTCGAGCATGCCGAACCTATGACGGCTCCGCTCCCGCAAGACCCTTTCAGCACTGGTGCCGTCGCGAACCCCTTCGCCGTGAACGCCATGCTGCAGGCAACTGCGCCTATCGTGGTCACCGCCCAGGATATGGGAAGGGATGAGGATGACGAGGAGGACGCCGCAGACCAGGAGGAGAACGACTCCCGGCAGAGTGATGATGAGGGCTCGCCTTCCGCTCGCCGGCGCCGTCGCCGCGGACGCCGTGGCCGTGGCCGTGGCCGCGGTGATGACTCCGACACCTCCGAAGACTCGGCGGAGGGTACCCACCGCGACGCGGACACCACCGACCGAACAGACAACACCACCCAATCCGGCTCGAAGAGTGGACAAGCCGGCAACAAGAAAAAGCAGCAGAAGCAGACCTCCCCTGTAGAAGCAGAGGAGAATGCGACCACAACGACCGCTGCTGAGGATACAGAAGCCGCAGCTGAGGGGGGAGAGGACACGTCCTCGACTCACCGTCGTCGTCGCCGGCGTCGCCGCAGCGACGTTGATACCGACGACAGCACCCAGGGCGATCCGCCGAACACGGTGGTGCACGAACGGGGCAGTACACGCCGTCGCCGCACCTCCAGCTCCGACGAAGTACAAGGTATCTCCGGCTCTACCCGACTCGAGGCCAAGAGGCAGCGTCGCCGTGAAGGCCGTGACAACGCTCGCAACCGCATTCCTGTGCTCAGCGAGGCTGAGTTCCTTGCACGCCGTGAGTCCGTCGAACGGACCATGGTGGTGCGAGAGAAGGAGCGTTCCGACCACCCAGGAGTCACCACTCAAGTGGGTGTGTTGGAAGACAACATTCTGGTGGAGCACTTCGTCACCTCCGACACCCAGGCATCCATGGTGGGCAATATCTACCTGGGCCGCGTGCAGAATGTGCTGCCCAGCATGGAAGCTGCCTTCATCGACATCGGACGGGGTCGCAATGCGGTGCTCTACGCCGGTGAAGTGAACTGGGCTGCTGCCGGGCTGGGAGGCAAGTCCCGCAAGATCGAGCAGGCTCTCTCGACTGGCGACATGGTGGTGGTGCAGGTTTCCAAGGACCCCATTGCCCATAAAGGTGCGCGTCTGACGACTCAGATCTCGATGGCAGGACGCTACCTGGTGTACGTGCCAGATGGAAGCAGCGCTGGAATTTCCCGCAAGCTACCCGATACTGAACGCAAACGCCTAAAGGGTATTCTCAAGAACATTGTTCCCGGTGACGCCGGAGTGATTATTCGCACCGCTGCTGAGGATGCCTCGGAGGAGGATCTGAAGCGCGATATTGATATGCTGCACGAGCAATGGCTATCGGTACAGCAGGCCGCTGAGGAAGCTCAGCAGAAAGCGGACGGCAAGGCTCGCACCCTGCACGAAGAACCCACCATGTTGGTGAAGGTCGTGCGGGACCTCTTCAACGACGACTTCAAGAAGCTCGTCGTGGAAGGTGAGCGCGCCTGGGGGACCATCACTGACTATGTGCAGAAGGTTGCACCGCAGCTGGAACAGCGGGTGGAACGCTGGGAGAACACGGGCGTGGATGTTTTCCAGGCCTACCGTGTCGACGAGCAACTGGCTAAAGCACTTGATCGGAAAGTTTGGCTGCCCTCTGGCGGTACTCTCGTCATCGACCGCACTGAAGCCATGACGGTGATCGACGTCAACACCGGTAAATTCACGGGCTCGGGCGGAAACCTGGAAGAGACCGTCACCCGAAACAATCTTGAAGCTGCCGAAGAAATTGTGCGCCAGCTGCGACTGCGCGACATTGGTGGCATTGTCATTATCGACTTCATCGATATGGTGCTGGAATCGAACCGGGATCTCGTGCTGCGTCGCCTCCGGGAAGCGCTCGGTCGCGACCGCACCCGCCACCAGGTTTCAGAAGTTACCAGTCTGGGGCTCGTCCAGCTGACTCGCAAGCGCTTAGGTACTGGCCTGCTTGAAGCATTCTCGAAGCCGTGCCCGCACTGCTCTGGCACCGGCTACATCCTGCAAGAAGACCCGGTGGAGTCCATCACCAGTGGCAACAACGCGGAAGATCTGCGTGGTGGGCGACGCCGCAAAGGCCGCAATGCGGAGAAGAACGAGGCGGCCAAGGGCGGAAAGTCGAAGGACAAGAACTCCGCGGATAAGGAGGCGTCGTCCAAGGGCAGCGACGGCGGTAAGGACCATCAGGGGCCCAACCCCAGCGAGCATCCCATGATGAAGGCAATGGGTCGGAAGAAGGACGACGATAGTTCCGCTGCCACGGGCACCACACCCAAGGTCACCGTTGATGCATCTTCGCAGGAATCCATTTCCAGCGAGAGCAGCGAGCAGAACAGTCAGCAGGCGGCGCCTGTGAACGCTGAAAAAGGGGCGGCGACATCGGCAGAAACAGTAGATAATGGCTTTGCTGTGGACACTGCCGATGAATCCGGAGAACCCACTGCGCGGCGGCGTCGCCGACGGGGACGCCGGCATGGTACCGGGCCTGACCAACAGAACGATGAGGCAGACCTGGCTGCCGAGGGTGAGGACGCGGAAGTTGCCACTCCCCTCGAAAGCACAGATTCTGCTGAGACGACAGCGGACCGTTCCCAAGGAGAGCATTCCGGCAAGAAGTCAGGGAAGAAAGGCTCGAAGAAGAGCGGCAAAGACGTGCGTCCCACGCAGGCGTCCACTCCAGCACGCGATGCTGAGTTTGTCCTACCGGCGGAGAATGCCTCGTCATCCCTGCCGTCGGTAGTCGAGGTAGCGGTCTCGGAGACTGCAACTCCTCGCAAGCGCCGCGGAGCACGTCGTGCCACCCAGGCCGCCGGATCGGCTACCGCACATGCGGAACCAGCGGCTCCGGCTGAGAGAAAAGAAGTGGTCTCTGGTGTGCTGGCAGCTGCCCCGGTGGCCGTAAATACCAGTGTGGAGGAGAAGGCGCCACGACGCGCACGTCGCCGTGCCACCCGCTCTTCCTAG